A region from the Ralstonia pickettii genome encodes:
- a CDS encoding enoyl-CoA hydratase, which translates to MSEHIQSHNADGVLTLTLARADKKNAITDAMYGALADALSAAERDSTVRVVLLRAEGDMFSAGNDIGEFASIAMAGGKGNGERNVIRFLHALARATRPLVAAVQGRAVGIGTTMLLHCDFVLLADNAQLSTPFVNLALVPEAASSLLMPARLGHVRAFEMFALGDAVSAESALAWGLANRVVPLYQLGTEAQAIAARLARQPLGALTETKRLMRDAELLKQQMDAESACFARRLQSPEAHEAFRAFVDRRPPNFNAVAH; encoded by the coding sequence ATGAGTGAACATATCCAAAGCCACAACGCCGATGGCGTGCTGACGCTTACCCTGGCCCGCGCCGACAAGAAGAACGCCATCACCGATGCGATGTATGGCGCGCTGGCCGATGCGCTGAGCGCCGCCGAGCGTGACAGTACTGTGCGCGTGGTGCTGCTGCGGGCTGAAGGCGACATGTTCTCCGCCGGCAACGACATCGGCGAATTCGCGTCGATTGCGATGGCCGGCGGCAAGGGCAATGGCGAGCGCAATGTCATCCGCTTCCTGCATGCGCTGGCACGTGCCACGCGCCCGCTGGTGGCGGCGGTGCAGGGCCGCGCGGTTGGCATCGGCACGACCATGCTGCTGCATTGCGACTTCGTGCTGTTGGCGGACAACGCGCAGCTCTCCACGCCGTTCGTCAATCTGGCGCTGGTGCCGGAAGCTGCATCGAGCCTGCTGATGCCAGCCCGACTCGGCCACGTGCGCGCGTTCGAGATGTTCGCGCTGGGCGATGCGGTGAGCGCCGAATCGGCGCTCGCGTGGGGCTTGGCGAATCGAGTAGTGCCGTTGTATCAGCTCGGCACGGAGGCGCAGGCCATTGCGGCGCGGTTGGCGCGCCAGCCGCTGGGCGCCCTCACCGAAACCAAGCGGCTGATGCGCGATGCCGAACTGCTCAAGCAGCAGATGGATGCCGAGAGCGCCTGCTTTGCGCGGCGGCTGCAATCGCCCGAGGCGCATGAAGCCTTCCGGGCGTTCGTCGATCGACGGCCGCCCAATTTCAACGCCGTGGCGCACTGA
- a CDS encoding MarR family winged helix-turn-helix transcriptional regulator produces MTAPDRRLVYLISVGQRRLQRWIQSRTGEGVTAAQSGLLFFLEKNDGALMREAGAALDLGPSAMSGLVDRTSDAGLIERRADAKDGRAWQLWITPAGREALAATRNGLAELNARLTEGFTDAEIDVVARWLASLQTKFPNGDEQ; encoded by the coding sequence ATGACAGCACCCGACCGCCGCCTTGTGTATCTCATCAGCGTTGGGCAGCGCCGCTTGCAGCGCTGGATTCAATCGCGTACCGGCGAGGGCGTGACCGCCGCGCAATCCGGCCTGCTGTTCTTCCTGGAGAAGAACGACGGCGCGTTGATGCGCGAAGCCGGCGCCGCGCTGGACCTCGGCCCCTCCGCCATGAGCGGCCTGGTCGATAGAACCTCCGACGCCGGCCTCATCGAGCGCCGCGCTGACGCCAAGGATGGCCGCGCCTGGCAACTCTGGATCACGCCCGCCGGCCGCGAAGCCTTGGCAGCAACACGCAACGGCCTGGCCGAGTTGAACGCGCGGCTGACCGAAGGCTTTACCGACGCCGAGATCGACGTTGTCGCACGCTGGCTCGCCAGCCTGCAAACCAAGTTCCCCAACGGAGACGAGCAATGA
- a CDS encoding ArsR/SmtB family transcription factor produces MLNHDTSLDLAFQALADGNRRAMLVQLVRGPASVSELAQPLDISLPAVMQHLAVLENSGLVRSEKVGRVRTCRIEPEALSLAEQWINQRRLEWEQHFDRLGAYLETLKTQGDVHDDDH; encoded by the coding sequence ATGCTTAACCATGACACCTCTCTCGATCTCGCCTTCCAGGCCCTGGCCGACGGCAACCGGCGCGCGATGCTGGTGCAGCTCGTGCGCGGGCCGGCGTCGGTGAGCGAACTTGCCCAACCCCTCGATATTTCGCTGCCCGCGGTGATGCAGCACCTGGCGGTGCTGGAGAACTCCGGTCTCGTGCGATCGGAAAAGGTGGGCCGCGTGCGGACTTGCCGTATCGAACCGGAGGCGCTGAGCCTCGCCGAGCAGTGGATCAACCAACGACGCCTGGAGTGGGAACAGCACTTCGACCGCCTCGGCGCCTATCTGGAAACACTCAAAACCCAAGGAGACGTACATGACGACGACCATTGA
- a CDS encoding RNA polymerase sigma factor, whose amino-acid sequence MADSGRAMLRDFLLERYSHLKFLLSRRLGNPDLAGDALQDIWLRLENHGSEEAIEPVQNPGAYLYRMAFNAAIDQQRAEDRRLSVGEVETMLDLVSPAPGPAEVAEANSELDALIRAMEQMPTRRRDILLAVRLEGTPQREVAERFGISLRLVELELQRAQEHCAAKLGR is encoded by the coding sequence ATGGCGGATAGCGGCCGCGCGATGCTGCGCGATTTCCTCCTTGAGCGGTACAGCCACCTCAAGTTTCTGTTGTCGCGGCGGCTGGGCAACCCCGACCTTGCCGGCGACGCGCTGCAAGACATCTGGCTGCGCCTGGAGAACCACGGCAGCGAGGAGGCCATCGAGCCGGTGCAAAACCCCGGTGCCTATCTTTATCGCATGGCGTTCAACGCGGCCATCGACCAGCAGCGCGCCGAAGACCGCCGCCTGAGCGTGGGCGAGGTCGAAACCATGCTCGATCTGGTCAGCCCTGCGCCGGGGCCCGCTGAAGTTGCGGAGGCCAACTCCGAACTCGATGCGCTGATCCGGGCAATGGAGCAGATGCCCACGCGCCGCCGCGACATCCTGCTGGCCGTGCGGCTGGAAGGCACGCCGCAGCGCGAGGTGGCTGAGCGCTTCGGCATCTCGCTGCGGCTCGTCGAGCTGGAACTGCAACGCGCCCAGGAGCACTGCGCCGCCAAGCTGGGTCGCTAG
- a CDS encoding SPFH domain-containing protein, which translates to MFGIRFIKSQPTVHLMQFRAGKVVREGSGLSFFYYGPTTTLVAVPVASQDRPFILELVTADFQSVTVQGQVTYRISDPRRTAAMMDFSLAKNGQTYVSEDPKRLGDRVAQQVEVIVQQAVQAMELKAALRASAAIARTAQAELAAQPEIAALGLEILGVSVMAVKPTPDIARALEAEARESNLKAADDAVYLRRMSAVENERAIRQNELDTDIAVEQKKRQIRETQMEAKATLMRKENALRNEQMAADVELEGQRKAFVTGQAENSRTLAEAEAYRVAAVMQALEKADPRIVNALAAAGMQPGQLIAQAFGGIAERAERIGQLNVSPDLLQGLMNASTGTTGRAAS; encoded by the coding sequence ATGTTCGGCATCCGCTTCATCAAGTCGCAGCCCACCGTTCATCTCATGCAGTTCCGCGCCGGCAAGGTGGTGCGCGAAGGCTCGGGCCTGTCGTTCTTCTACTACGGCCCGACGACCACGCTGGTGGCGGTGCCGGTAGCGAGTCAGGACCGCCCTTTCATCCTTGAACTGGTGACGGCCGACTTCCAGAGCGTGACCGTGCAGGGCCAGGTGACGTACCGCATCAGCGACCCGCGCCGCACCGCTGCGATGATGGATTTCTCGCTCGCCAAGAACGGCCAGACCTACGTGTCGGAAGACCCGAAGCGTCTGGGCGATCGCGTGGCTCAGCAAGTGGAAGTGATCGTGCAGCAAGCCGTGCAGGCGATGGAGCTGAAGGCCGCGCTGCGCGCATCGGCGGCTATCGCGCGCACCGCGCAAGCCGAATTGGCTGCGCAGCCTGAAATTGCCGCGTTGGGGTTGGAGATCCTGGGCGTGTCGGTCATGGCGGTCAAGCCAACCCCGGACATCGCCCGCGCGCTGGAAGCCGAAGCACGCGAATCCAACCTCAAGGCCGCGGATGACGCCGTCTACTTGCGTCGCATGTCGGCCGTGGAAAACGAACGCGCCATTCGCCAGAACGAGCTGGACACCGACATTGCGGTTGAGCAGAAGAAGCGCCAGATCCGCGAGACCCAGATGGAAGCCAAGGCCACGCTGATGCGCAAGGAGAACGCCCTGCGCAACGAACAGATGGCCGCCGATGTGGAACTCGAAGGCCAGCGCAAGGCCTTCGTGACAGGCCAAGCCGAGAACAGCCGCACGCTGGCCGAAGCCGAGGCCTACCGCGTGGCCGCTGTCATGCAGGCGCTGGAAAAGGCCGACCCGCGCATCGTCAACGCGCTGGCTGCGGCCGGCATGCAACCCGGCCAGCTCATCGCGCAGGCTTTTGGCGGCATTGCCGAACGTGCCGAACGCATCGGCCAATTGAATGTGTCGCCGGACCTGCTGCAAGGGCTAATGAACGCCTCCACGGGCACAACCGGCAGGGCCGCATCATGA
- a CDS encoding FecR family protein — protein sequence MKAAPEPNTTTLKISHTLRREAHAWVRRLTSGDATVADAQALKRWCETSDAHAAAFVEARRLWKDFGPAGEAVRRRQAAQATQATNMQRVPTFGRRAFIGGAFATAAGVAVAVAAPAGLWGAFPALAADFRTRTGEQRQLALAPDVTVDLNTHTSVALRRDATANALQGVELLDGEIAVNTTRAAAQPFIVAAGPGRAMATQANFEVRHLDTRVCVTCLSGDVRVDVNGRSVMLTANQQVTYGKHAMSAVTAADAATTSAWRSGVLVFRQTPLSDVVDEINRYRPGHVLVVDSKLERSRLNGRFRIDKLDTVFAQMHEVLGAKVTELPGGIVLLG from the coding sequence ATGAAGGCAGCACCCGAACCCAACACGACGACGCTGAAGATTTCGCACACGCTGCGCCGCGAAGCGCATGCCTGGGTGCGCCGTCTGACTTCGGGCGACGCCACCGTGGCAGACGCGCAGGCGCTCAAGCGCTGGTGCGAAACGAGCGACGCGCATGCGGCAGCGTTTGTGGAGGCGCGCCGGTTGTGGAAAGACTTTGGCCCCGCCGGTGAGGCCGTGCGGCGCAGGCAAGCCGCACAGGCCACCCAGGCCACCAACATGCAGCGCGTGCCCACGTTTGGCCGCCGCGCGTTTATCGGCGGCGCCTTTGCAACCGCGGCGGGCGTTGCCGTGGCGGTGGCGGCGCCGGCTGGGCTGTGGGGCGCGTTTCCCGCCTTGGCGGCAGACTTCCGCACCAGGACGGGCGAGCAGCGCCAGCTGGCGCTCGCACCCGACGTGACGGTCGACCTCAACACGCACACGAGCGTTGCGCTGCGCCGTGATGCAACAGCGAATGCGCTCCAGGGCGTCGAGCTGCTCGACGGCGAGATCGCAGTCAACACCACGCGCGCCGCGGCGCAACCGTTCATCGTTGCGGCGGGACCGGGCCGTGCGATGGCCACGCAGGCCAACTTCGAAGTGCGTCATCTCGATACGCGCGTGTGCGTGACATGTCTTTCAGGCGACGTGCGGGTCGACGTGAACGGCCGCAGTGTGATGCTGACGGCCAATCAGCAAGTGACTTACGGCAAGCACGCCATGAGTGCCGTGACCGCTGCTGATGCGGCAACCACGTCGGCGTGGCGCAGTGGGGTGCTGGTGTTCCGTCAGACGCCGTTGTCCGACGTGGTGGATGAGATCAATCGGTATCGCCCCGGCCACGTGCTGGTGGTGGACAGCAAGCTCGAGCGCAGCCGCTTGAATGGGCGTTTTCGCATCGACAAGTTGGACACGGTGTTTGCGCAGATGCACGAAGTGCTCGGCGCCAAGGTGACGGAGCTGCCCGGCGGCATCGTGCTGCTGGGATGA
- a CDS encoding sugar kinase: protein MSTDGRKVVLVTRRTRLEELVARHHTLAQAKFYLEHLGADFSDYLAENAAYARSLEITVRALEAWGRYQVVDRGYLPNFIFAPDDIVVALGQDGLVANSMKYLDGQPLIGLNPEPGRWDGVLLPFEPKDLGTVLADVARDKRPTKAVTMAEARLSDGQVLRAVNDLFIGPRTHASALYEIELSERREAQSSSGIIVATGLGSTAWLKSIVTGSMGVARAMHAGGDGFRYEPEPWDTPQLTFAVREPFPSRASQATLVFGHVDADQPLKLRSRMPENGVIFSDGMEADYLRFTAGMEATISVAATQGRLAV from the coding sequence ATGAGCACCGATGGCCGCAAGGTCGTGCTGGTGACGCGCCGCACCCGGCTTGAAGAGCTGGTGGCGCGCCACCACACGCTGGCGCAGGCGAAGTTCTACCTCGAACACCTGGGCGCCGATTTTTCCGACTACCTGGCCGAGAACGCCGCCTACGCGCGCAGCCTCGAAATCACCGTGCGCGCGCTGGAAGCCTGGGGCCGCTATCAGGTGGTGGATCGCGGCTACCTGCCCAACTTCATATTTGCGCCGGACGATATCGTCGTGGCGCTCGGGCAAGACGGGCTGGTCGCCAACTCGATGAAGTATCTCGACGGCCAGCCGCTGATCGGCCTGAACCCGGAGCCCGGCCGCTGGGACGGCGTGCTGTTGCCCTTCGAGCCGAAAGATCTCGGCACCGTGCTGGCCGACGTGGCGCGCGACAAGCGCCCCACCAAAGCGGTGACGATGGCCGAAGCACGGCTGTCCGACGGGCAGGTGCTGCGCGCCGTCAACGACCTCTTCATCGGGCCGCGCACGCATGCGTCTGCGCTGTATGAAATCGAGCTGAGTGAGCGGCGTGAAGCGCAATCGTCGTCGGGCATCATCGTCGCCACGGGGCTGGGTTCGACGGCGTGGCTGAAGAGCATCGTGACGGGCTCGATGGGCGTCGCACGCGCCATGCATGCCGGCGGCGATGGCTTTCGCTACGAACCCGAACCGTGGGACACCCCGCAACTGACGTTCGCTGTGCGCGAGCCGTTTCCGAGCCGCGCATCGCAGGCCACGCTCGTGTTTGGCCATGTGGATGCAGACCAACCGCTCAAGCTGCGCTCGCGCATGCCGGAGAACGGCGTCATCTTTTCCGATGGCATGGAGGCCGATTACCTGCGTTTTACCGCCGGCATGGAAGCGACGATTTCCGTGGCAGCCACGCAAGGGCGCTTGGCTGTCTGA
- a CDS encoding alpha/beta hydrolase family protein encodes MDSTPHTIPATDGYPLGAMLWTAAGVPHGVVVMHPATGVPQRIYQAFAKFLAERGFHTITYDYRGIGASRPKSLRRFAARMRDWALLDAEGVMRWARARYPELPHLAVGHSVGGHAIGLCSADWDVAGVVQVACHTGNARFIRQRGERWRVDLILRGVGPLMARLIGYVPGKRMGLGEDLPGGVAIEWGAWAGMQRYFFDDPTLGAIERFNRVTHPVLVYGFDDDPWATPAAINALTMHFTNTWVERRQITPAQAGGAVGHMGFFRAQFATTLWPGLVDWLRERAAATRNEAEAA; translated from the coding sequence ATGGACAGCACACCGCACACCATTCCCGCCACGGACGGCTACCCGCTGGGCGCCATGCTCTGGACCGCTGCCGGCGTGCCGCACGGCGTGGTCGTCATGCACCCGGCCACGGGCGTGCCGCAACGCATCTATCAAGCCTTTGCCAAATTCCTGGCCGAGCGCGGCTTCCACACCATCACGTATGACTACCGCGGCATCGGCGCATCCCGGCCCAAGAGCCTGCGCCGCTTTGCTGCACGCATGCGCGACTGGGCGCTGCTCGACGCCGAAGGCGTGATGCGCTGGGCAAGGGCGCGCTACCCGGAACTGCCACACCTGGCGGTCGGGCATTCTGTGGGCGGTCACGCCATCGGCTTGTGCAGTGCGGACTGGGACGTCGCGGGCGTGGTGCAAGTGGCCTGCCACACGGGCAACGCGCGCTTCATCCGCCAACGCGGCGAACGCTGGCGCGTGGACCTGATCCTGCGCGGCGTTGGCCCATTGATGGCGCGGTTGATCGGCTACGTGCCCGGCAAGCGCATGGGCCTGGGCGAAGATCTGCCGGGCGGCGTCGCCATCGAATGGGGCGCATGGGCCGGCATGCAGCGCTACTTTTTCGATGATCCGACGCTCGGCGCCATCGAGCGCTTTAACCGAGTCACGCATCCCGTGCTCGTCTACGGCTTTGACGACGACCCGTGGGCCACGCCCGCCGCCATCAACGCGTTGACGATGCACTTCACGAACACGTGGGTCGAGCGTCGGCAAATCACGCCTGCGCAGGCCGGCGGCGCAGTGGGGCACATGGGCTTCTTCCGCGCGCAGTTCGCCACCACGCTGTGGCCAGGTCTGGTGGATTGGCTGCGCGAACGTGCCGCCGCCACGCGCAACGAAGCGGAGGCTGCATGA
- a CDS encoding TonB C-terminal domain-containing protein, whose amino-acid sequence MIGICAFQPAVLAGPLEAEPAAIAGAPPADVERWFDIEAQPLQRALEHYGAVTGISLLYDSALTSGRAAPAVRGTMTPHMALLRLLEGSGLAPRYTGNDALVLLPVRPQAGPDANDTGATDLPAQRRYYGLIQRRIRDVFCANAILAQGRHRIALRLWVDASGSIGTVRLLDSTGDAVLDRLVVSALQGAPVGEPVPAFVPQPFTLVVMPRASGQSWGCPAPATSVSVLSMGRRHGG is encoded by the coding sequence ATGATCGGCATCTGCGCTTTCCAACCTGCCGTGCTGGCCGGTCCGCTTGAGGCGGAGCCGGCTGCCATTGCCGGCGCGCCGCCTGCCGATGTCGAGCGCTGGTTCGACATCGAGGCGCAGCCGCTGCAACGCGCGCTGGAGCACTATGGCGCCGTCACCGGAATATCGCTGCTGTATGACAGCGCGTTGACGTCGGGCCGTGCAGCCCCGGCGGTGCGCGGCACGATGACGCCCCATATGGCATTGCTGCGTTTGCTGGAAGGCAGTGGCCTTGCGCCGCGCTATACCGGCAACGATGCGCTGGTGCTCTTGCCGGTGCGGCCGCAAGCGGGCCCTGATGCAAACGATACCGGGGCAACCGACCTGCCGGCGCAGCGACGCTACTACGGCTTGATCCAGCGTCGCATCCGCGATGTGTTCTGCGCAAATGCGATCCTGGCGCAAGGCCGCCACCGCATCGCGCTGCGCCTGTGGGTCGATGCGTCGGGCAGCATCGGCACGGTGCGCCTGCTCGATTCCACCGGCGATGCCGTGCTCGACAGGCTGGTGGTGAGCGCCCTGCAAGGCGCGCCGGTGGGTGAGCCGGTGCCCGCATTCGTGCCGCAGCCTTTTACGCTGGTGGTGATGCCGCGGGCATCGGGCCAGAGCTGGGGATGCCCGGCACCGGCCACGTCGGTCTCCGTGCTTTCCATGGGGAGGCGGCATGGCGGATAG
- a CDS encoding NUDIX hydrolase, translating to MATRTSAKTFPLPFTTVDVVIFTVLDDVLRVLLVQRPNTEGEPFPGAWALPGGFVDTAVDATLEDCARRKLLEKTNVGSPYLEQLGSWGGATRDPRGWSATHVYFALMPAQGVALAKGANAADVAWFAVDDVLRAPELAFDHADILRAAVERLRSKVEYTSLPAFLLAEPFSLPQLQRMYEIVLGRPVDKSGFRTRMLAANFLEESGVAEGDSYRPAKGYRLIDRRQPVVFPRTFSPRGGDSNG from the coding sequence ATGGCTACCCGAACTTCTGCGAAGACCTTCCCGCTGCCGTTCACCACGGTCGATGTCGTCATCTTTACGGTGCTGGACGACGTGTTGCGCGTGCTGCTCGTGCAGCGTCCCAATACGGAAGGGGAGCCTTTTCCCGGCGCGTGGGCGCTGCCGGGGGGCTTTGTCGATACGGCCGTCGATGCCACGCTGGAAGACTGCGCGCGTCGCAAGCTGCTGGAGAAAACCAATGTGGGCAGCCCGTATCTGGAGCAGTTGGGCAGCTGGGGCGGTGCGACGCGCGACCCGCGCGGCTGGTCTGCCACGCATGTCTACTTTGCGTTGATGCCCGCGCAGGGCGTGGCGCTGGCCAAGGGCGCCAATGCGGCTGACGTGGCGTGGTTTGCGGTGGACGACGTGCTTCGCGCGCCTGAACTGGCCTTCGACCACGCGGACATACTGCGCGCCGCCGTCGAGCGTTTGCGCAGCAAGGTCGAATACACCTCGTTGCCAGCCTTTCTGCTGGCCGAGCCGTTTTCGCTGCCGCAGTTGCAACGCATGTACGAAATCGTGCTCGGCCGCCCAGTCGACAAAAGCGGTTTTCGCACCCGCATGCTAGCCGCCAACTTTCTGGAAGAGTCCGGCGTGGCGGAAGGGGATTCGTACCGCCCTGCCAAGGGCTACCGGCTGATTGACCGCCGCCAGCCGGTCGTTTTTCCGCGCACCTTCAGCCCGCGCGGGGGCGATTCAAACGGCTGA